A stretch of Candidatus Brocadiaceae bacterium DNA encodes these proteins:
- the larB gene encoding nickel pincer cofactor biosynthesis protein LarB produces the protein MDIKDIKLLLENYKAGKIAQDEILAKIRDLPFKDIGFAKVDSHRKIRCGFPEVIFCMGKTPEQVVKIVEHIVSEGHDMLATRANTAVYEVVSREFSEAVYHEQARAITIRKTRREPNPGLILIITAGTSDIPVAEEARVTADIMGNTVQVLYDVGVAGIHRLMKSHEDLRKANVIIVVAGMEGALASVVGGLVDCPVIGVPTSIGYGTSFGGIAPLLSMLNSCASGVSVVNIDNGFGAAYTASLINQKRM, from the coding sequence ATGGATATTAAAGATATAAAACTATTGCTGGAAAATTATAAAGCCGGAAAAATAGCACAAGATGAAATCCTCGCAAAGATCAGGGACTTGCCCTTCAAGGACATCGGATTTGCCAAGGTGGACAGTCATCGTAAAATCCGTTGTGGCTTCCCTGAGGTTATTTTTTGCATGGGCAAGACCCCCGAGCAGGTGGTAAAAATTGTGGAACATATTGTTTCAGAGGGACATGACATGCTTGCAACTCGCGCAAATACTGCAGTCTATGAGGTCGTTTCCAGAGAATTTTCTGAGGCCGTTTATCATGAGCAGGCAAGGGCCATAACTATTCGGAAAACACGTCGAGAACCAAATCCGGGACTCATCCTGATTATAACCGCCGGAACTTCTGATATTCCTGTGGCTGAAGAAGCAAGGGTAACGGCTGATATTATGGGAAATACCGTGCAAGTATTATATGATGTGGGAGTTGCCGGTATTCATCGGCTTATGAAAAGCCATGAAGATTTGCGAAAGGCAAACGTTATTATTGTTGTTGCAGGAATGGAAGGCGCGTTGGCAAGCGTCGTCGGAGGCCTGGTGGATTGCCCTGTCATTGGCGTGCCTACAAGTATTGGTTATGGCACAAGTTTTGGGGGAATTGCACCGCTTCTATCTATGTTAAATAGCTGTGCTTCCGGAGTCTCAGTGGTAAACATCGATAACGGATTCGGTGCTGCCTATACCGCCTCTCTTATCAACCAGAAAAGGATGTAA